gcgcaccgccgctttGAGGACAGCACCGAATACGTACAGGCCGCCCTCGACGCTCAACGCGAAGTGAGCGGCGGCTTTGCCTACGCCTTCGCCGAGACGGAAAGCAAGCGGCACCTCTACCAGGTATACTcgagcggtggcagcgagaCGTACCACTTTCCCCTGCACATCACGAGCGAGTTCATCTACATTCGCCTACCCTTCTTCCACGATGGGAAGGCGAGCAACAAGTGGGTGCCGTGCAAGAGTGCGGAGAAGGTAAGCGAGACCGTAAAAAACTACGCTCGTGCGATGAGCAAGCGGTCAAACAATGGTGAGCCACATTAGTGGCAGACAAAGAATACCGCCAGGtctacgtgcgtgtgctgtgcACGCAGCGGTTGGAGGGCAGCGTAGGCAGAAGGCGTGGGGAAATAAGGTAAAGGAATGAGGCACATGTGGTGGGTCACGGTTGTGCCTATCCCCTGCATCAAGAGCCCCTGTTATGGCATCGCGGGGAGTCGGTGAAGTCTCTGGTTAGTTCAGCGTTCGAGGGTGATGATGGCGGTGGTTCTGTGCTCCACTGCGGACGCTTGTGTGTCGGGTGTTTGTCTCGGTTTTCTGTGTTGCACAGGTCCGTGtgtcgtgcgtgcgcgtccgtgtctgcgtgtggaTGAGGGTTTTGCAGGTGTCTCTCTATTCCCTCCTCGACGCTGACCTCGTGTTCCTCCGTCTTCTCTTGTGTGCTCTGTCCGTTGCTGTGCGTAAGGTAAACCCGCCCAACTCCTTGCTTTACTAAAAGCGTGCCCATGCCCTACCTCGCGCCACCCTGTCCCAGGCCGCCGTGTAGCTGCCAGTTATGATGGACGCGGAGGTGATGGTGCCGGATTGTGTCTTGTGCACACTGCAGCAACAGTGCTGGCTgatctgccgctgctcgtcgACGCGACTAGCTTCAACTCCGCCACACAGAGTGTGCTGTGCCGGTGACGCGGCGGCACTTTACGCTCAGTTTGTGGAGAGATTGAATGCGCGACGCATCGCGCCCTCCTCGaggcacacccacacgccgACGGGGATCGTCTGCAATTCTTTCGCTCCTTCCGTCCTTCGacttgcccctccccccgctcgCTTCCACGTTTTTACAGGCGAAAGTACTCAACGCCCGGCGTGCACAGTCCCACACTCACCAGCAGCCGTGCTCTCTATTCTCCCGTGCACCCGttattgtgtgtgtgtgtgtgtgtgtctggaAGGGGGTGTGCAGAAGGGCGAATAGCGTAACAGACAAGCCGCGTGCattccttttctttgtttgttTCGTTGTGGTCACTGCATTGCATCTCGGTCCCGCCACCTGCACGCCATCGGAGTCGTCTCACCTCCCAGCCTTCTGGCCCGCTTGATTTTGCtcatcccctcctcttcgttcCTTTCCTTGTGAGCCCCGACACGTGGACACAGGCGAATGCTGCGGCGGGGTCTTCTACGTCTAGTGCGTGCCTTGTCAGCGGATGCGTCGCTCGTTTCGCTGCCGCGGAacgtgcagcgctgcgaaGTGTTCCGCAATGTTGTCTCACTagatgaggaggagctcaTTTACGCCGAGCTCAGCCGTATTCTGCAACGCGAAGGACAGACGACCGTCTGGAAAGGGTCTACGCCGGAAGACAAGGTCATCAAGCATGTGTACCTGGAGATGTTCGGCACGGAAAAGGAATTCACTGAGGTAAAGAACTGGCAAAAGAGGGAGGTGCGCCATCTACCGGGGTTTCTGTGGTCGCCGACattgctgcgcgtgctgagtgacgtggcgccgccgctgatgggTGCAATACCGGATACGGCGCGGGTTGTAGAGCATCAGATCCCCGGCTACGAGATGCATGTCGAGCACCCCACCGTTGGCACTGGCTTTCTTTATCTCAATCTGCTGAGTGATACCGTGTTGGACTTTGACGACGAGAGCACTGGACGGCGCgggcaggtgctgctgccctctcgCGCCCTAATGTGCGTCTCCGGCGAGGCACGCTGGGGCTTCCGCTTTGGTgagaagacggaggaggtgcacacGTACGTCGCGGCCAACGGAACTCGCAGACGGGTGGAGACCGACATGCGCCTCAGCGTGCAGCTGTGGAAGCTCAACCCCGATCTCCTCGACGGGCGCCTCTTGCAGGAGAGGCTCGAGGAGAGTATGGAGATGGCTGGCAAACAGCTCGCGGTGGAGGTGGCTAAGCGCGTCGAGCTGGAGAAGGGCTGTGAGGAAGATgcggcagtgctgcagccgcctgACGTGCAGACGCCGTccctcaccgctgccgtcgatCCGCAGCGCCCGCTCAACACGTTTTTGGCCGCGGCAATGGAGAACGTGTCGGGCAAGGGTGTGCTTGGCGGTGATCTGGCACAGCCGGGGGGTTGCTTGGCTTCCGGCCAGGCCGGTGCCAAGAAGACGATGGGGGATATTCGCCAAGACTATGGGCAGTACAAGCAGCAGTTCTCCAAGGTGTACGGTATCCTGCAGGACTTGAAGGTGATGCAGGACTCCGGGCAGCCGATCAACGACCTGTGGTTGAAAAAAAAGATGACGGAGTCGTCCTCGGTGGACGCGGAGAAGGATCGCGAAGACGGCTTCGATGCCTCCAACATCGAAGGAACGTGGGATAAGGTCGACGCCAAGGCGCGCTTCTATAAAGCGAAGCTGAAGGCCATGGACTacgacggcaccgccttcCTCAACTCTCGCATGCCTGACATCTCGCAGGACGCCCCACTCGACATGCGCAGCACGATTCGTAAGATGGCCCCCCATGTCAAGGATGGCGACAAGATTCTCGCCAGCCTCCCCAACTCCGGCTGAGGGTACACGTCTCCCTTTCATCTCCCCCTCTTTGTGCATTCTGCTATGCAACATTTTATTGTAGTTGTCGCCATGagtggtgcgctgctgtgaTGGCTCCTCCGACAGTTTTCCCCTTCTCGCTCCCTCTTATCGATCTCCTCCACGCTCTACAAACCTCGACATGCCGTGCTGCCCAAACTCCGTCGAAGGGGTCAACGCTGAAGCGGAAGCGCCCAATCTGTAAAACAAGAAAAAATATCTGTGAGTTtatctctgtgtgtgtgtgcatgtgcgtgtgcggccaTACACAAAGTGAGGGATGCCGCGCTCGAGTACATATTCtcactctctcgctctcacgAGTGCCTCTGTGTTCACGTGTTGGCTAATTGCTTTACTGGATGGGTGGCTTcagccccctctcccctccctacTCACCGCACTGCATCCTTTGCTTGTGGTATCTCGCTACACAGAGTGTCCTCACTTATCTCTCGTATTTCCTTGCGTTCTCATGCTCAACTCGATAGCCCGAAGCTCAGAACGGCAAGTCGTGCAGCCGTCACCTTCCactcagacacacacgcacacaacagccgcgcgcctctcttACAGGCGTCACCATATCGTTGCGCCCACATCAGACAGCTGTTTGCCACCTCCCTGTCCCCTTCGCGACCATCATCCACCCGACCCCACCCAGCCCGACAAtctgcacgcacatgcgcacgagTTGCCAGCGTGAGTGTCACCGCCTCATCAAAAGCGTCGAAACggggggaggcgagagaagcgcaacagcaaaaaaaaacttaAACGCTCGCACGTTACTCTGTGAGCGATGTCGAAAAAACTGCTCAAGGCATCGTCCAAGACGCCGTCTAAGGAAGTGGCAGCGAAGTTCCAGGTGACGCTCGGACAAGTCGACTGTGCGCCGTTCACCTTCTCCGATGCGGAAGACGCCCGCGTCTACGCtgaggtggagcagctgctggaaaAGCTGCAGTCCAACACCACCATCGAGGCGTTTGTGACGGTGCAGCGCAAGATGATGGAGCTGGCGGCATATCCTGCAGTTGTGGCTGTCGTTGCGGGTCGCTTtccgctgctcttctctgtgCTGGCGCGGCTCGAGCAAGACCTCGGCGTCCCTCACGCAGAGCCGATGAGCGTCGCGGGAGTCGGATGGGACGTCTGGTGCCGCAACACGTGGTTGGCTAACGCGTGCGCTGTGGAGGACATCGGCGACCAGGCGCTGGCCACCATCGCCTCTCTACCGCAGCTTTTGCGCAGCATCGAGAGGGATGGTGACGACACTGTAAACGAGGTTTGGTCGGTGCTGCATGTCCTCTCGTGGGCACTGCGCTGCTCAGCAAACGGCGGCTCCGTCGCGACACTTCTGGAAAGCTGCGAGGAGTTCTGGCTGCTAGTGGGGTCGGAGGTGGTAACGGCAGGACGACACGTTGGCGTGCAGCTCGTCCTGCTGGACATCCTCAGCGCCTTGGCGCTCCACGTCGCTTTCTCAACGACACTCCGCAAGCGGCTCCTGGCGCTCGTGGCGGAGCTGACGCAGCTACCACTCCCTGTGCACTTTCACACAGCCGTGAGGCTGTACTATGGATGCGCGGTCATCGAGCAGGAAGACGAGGGGGCCGCcgtggagaaggcgcacgAGCAGCTCCGCTATGCTTGGGCGCAGCTGACACAGCAGTCTGCCCTCATACCAcctgcgctgcaggcggccgAGTGGATTGTTGGGGCAGAGGTGAAACAGCGCCTAGAAACCGCCAGGCAACTTCATTGCCTtctccgcagcagctgcagcggtacCGTCCCCGACGTGAAGTCTGTAACGGCATTTCACAAAAAGGCATgtgagctgccggcggcccTTCGTGCCTTCTGCGTACACGCGCTTCCCGGGAACCCGCTTCTGTGGCTGCACCGGGCCCTCGTGAACTCCTCGAAGGCGCCCCTCGTCGCGGCGATCACCGACACACTCGCCGACGTCGTgctcgacgcggcgcacgagAGTGAGGCAGCCGAGACGACGGGCGCCGGGCACGCGCGAGTCGGCAACAACGCGTACGTGCAGCTCTGCCTACAGCAGCTGTGGGTGGGCGGAATGAGTGTGTCGCTGAGCGCTCTGCTGAACCGGCGCAACTCGGCCATCACGGCGGCTGTCATGCGGCTACTGCAGTGGATCGCCATCCGCACCTCACATGAAGGCTCAACGCGGCGTGTTTTGCTTGGCACCCCTAGCATTTCTCTCATTGTCGACGTCTTGGCCGGCATTGCCAAGAGCGATGCAGTTAAAAGGGAACTCAAGAAAAAGGCAGTGCGGGCTGTGGTAGAGAACGCTTTCTGCCTGGTGTGCGCGTTGGATCACGCAGAGCTGGCGAGCGTCTTCAACGACTCGCTCGTCGTGTCTACCAGCACGCTCATATCCGAGGGTAAAGACGATCCCAGTCTCCTGCACCATGGTCTACGTGCGCTTGCccacctcgccgctgccttccCGATGGCGGCGTCGATGGCCCTAGACTTTGACTTTCTCGCCGAGCAGTGCGCCATCGCAGACTTACCAGCGGTTAGCGATGGTGCCCTCATCGTGGGCTCGCTGAATGTGATGAGTGCCATCGTTGCCCAGCAGCCAGCCGTGGTTACCTTTGAGTGGATCGAGGCCCTGCTCGGCATTCTGCAGAACCTCGACGGGTGGCGGCGTAACGTGCCGGAGCTGGACGTCACTCTTTGGCGATGTGTGCGGCACACCATCGAGGCCTCCGAGGACTGCAACGAGTACCTCTTCACGGAGGAAACGCACAAGGTGCTTCGAAACGAGCTGGAGAGCATGAAATGCGAGGGCGCACGTCTTCGTGACGTTTTGCCATCCCTTCTCGCCATTGCCGCCCGCATGCAGCCTTTTGAGCATCCGCGATTGAACGCCACGACCTATGAGGCGATCAAGCGcgtgccggtggcgcagtGGACGGAGGACATATGCGACGGTGCCCTCCGCTTCCTTGTCGCATCGTGTCCGTCGCTGGACTCCGACAAGGCGGATGAAGCTACTGCGCGGCGTGCTgtcacggcggccgcggccgtcCTCTACGGGGCTGAGCAGTCACATGTCCGTCTGCCGGCCAGCGCGTGTGAGAATTTTGTGCGGGGCCTTTCCGTAAAAGGCCTCGCCACTGACGCTGTGACGGCGCTCTTCGACCTGGcacacgccgctgcggcggcgttgacCGCTTCAGGCGCTGCGATGGCAGCTTGTGAGGCAACGATGCTACGCAGCAGCcttctgccgcttctccacAATCTGTTTGCCACATGCCCAACGGCTCGAtcgccggctgcagcggaaCGCGCTCAGTGCCTGTGCAGCGTTCTGGCGGGTGCGCAATcgagcgcgtgcacgccgcagctgctccaagccgcgctgctcctcgtgGAGGACACTTGTGCCAGCATGGACGCTGCTGGCACAACCCCGGAGAGCATCGAGATGCAACAAGTATGGACGAGCCTGACGAACATCGCGCATCAGGCAGCCAGCAAGGAGGGGGACGAGGCGTGGCTTGCCGTCTTGAGCCGCGTCTACGCAGTCGCGCATACCCTTATTCTcatctcctccgccgtgCCTATCTTGAGCGAGTGCGACCCTCGTGTGGACTTCGTCGGCAAGTGCGGACTGTTGCATGTGTCCATGGCGGAGGGCGCTGCACTGCTCCAGACGGTGCTCCACTACGACGACGCGCGTGCTAGCCTGCGGCGGGACTACGGTGAACCTTACTCAGCCGCGCTCCAGCACATCGCAGACCCCACTCATTACGCGAGCGGGTTGGTGCCGCTCTCGCTACAACGGTATCTGAAGGAAGTGACGCAGTGCTGAACCGCTGCAATGCTGCGACCGCCGCAGTGTCTGTGTGGCGTTGTAGCTCCGAtcctgcctcctcccccgtcTATCATCATGTGAGCAGCGACTCCTTCAAATGCAGAACACTCGATAAGCACTCCTCATTGGACCTAATATGTTCCTGGTGGTAGGTGCACATGATGCAAGCGGGACTTTTGGGGTGGGGGCAGGGATGCTCAAGCGCCGCCGAGAGGCCCACTGCCAACTCTTTTCTGTGTGCCGGGCCGTCGATCTCTCACCCCTGCGCGCCGACGCgtcacccacacacacaaatggACGGGTGCGCACAAGGGCAAGGACTGCACTGCGTTCATGTTCGGTAGAAATCGAGAAGGGAGAAGTGCGTGCGACCCGGCCCAAGGGCTGGCGCCCCTGGATAGCCTCACGCGCCTTCTCGCTCGCCTTCGCTTCATTGTGCTGGATTGCTGACAAGAGAACATGCCGGAAGTGCAGAAGGAGGGTGATTTAGCACTTCTTTATCTATgcgtgcacggcggcggcagcggccgacGCAACCGCTTGCCTCCATCCATCACCGATGCTGTGCAACGAGGGACGCTGTGTGTTGCTCTGTTTAGCTTGTGCcgtcccctctcctcccactTTTCCGCTACCCGCCGTTtcgtgctctcctcctcacaaaacctccctctcctctgtaTCTTGGTCATCCCAACATACACAGCGGGAGAGCCGCCTGTGGGACGCTGTCCTAAAGCGCAATGGCagaaggcgccgctgctgttggcggcgccggcgtgctAGCGGTCGCTTCACagtggcgcggctgctgttACCCGATTCTGACCTTCCTGCACGTCCCGGGAAAAATGACGAAGCCTCTGTGGCTCATGATGGGCACCGCCTTTACATTTCGAACCCATGAAATGGTCGAGGCGACATACGGGCAGCCGGCAGCCccgtcatcgctgctgctcacagCGAAGCACTCTTTTTCGCCGTGGGACTACACAAAAGACGCATCACAGCTGAAGATCCCAAAAGAGTACCAAAAGCCGCGTTTTGTCATTGGCCGCGTGTACCGCACGGATGCAGACGggagagcggtggcggcaggcgCGGTGGGTCTCCGCCTTCTTGCTCACCACCCCATCCACGACGTGGCTCTACtcgccgtcgatgccgcatcgttgaagctgctgcagtgcgctACCTACGATTCACCCGCTCACGCATTGGACTTGGCGcacgaggcgctgccgctgtgcaaAGAGCCATATCCCGCGGCATCGGATGGACTGCTGATTGGCTtccgcggcgctggccggCTTGGGGAGCTTGACACGCTGGACCCGTCTGTGCTGCAACGTCTGCCGCCACACGAGCGCGAGGCCCTTATTAAGGATCTGCAGGACGTGGAGGGCAAGCAGAGGCGAGCCACCACTACCGTCTCGGTACTGGACGCGCGGGGCATGTGCAAAGGTGTGGGTGATCTCGCAACATGCTATCACGGCATGTCGGGCGGCCCCCTCGTCACCACAAATGGCCAATGTGCGGGGGTGCTGTACGGCCACCATCCGGATGCGCCCGGGTGCATCGGCTACACACCCTGCGCGGACTTTGCAGGCtggctggaggaggaggtgcagcggtaCAGGAAGCGGTTCGACTTGCATTGATACTCTGGCAAGAGGAGTACGAAGCGAGTTACCGCACCTCCTTTTAATGAGGCGGGCAGAATCACCTTGGGGGTGTCGAGACATTACCAGGGATgtcacggccgccaccccgTATGAGcgaagcgaaaaagaaaaggccAGTTTTCTTTGTCGTActgcgcgtgtgtccgtTTGCACAAATGGGCAgaggggcggagaggaggcCACGAGCCACCCTATGCACCTAAAGCATGTCATCACAgcagacacatgcacatacatatgcacagctgcgcacctAAACAGCACAGAAAGCGGCAGGTGACGGGGAGGAACTCCCGTGGCACGTCCCGCTGGGCTTGGTTGGGCGCATACTCGCTCAGcttcctctcttctgccGTGTCCTGCCTTCTGTCTCACTCCCGGCTCCTTCCCGCACGCCCGGGGTTTCTTCCCCGCCATTTcccacctccctctttcttACCTTTAGCTCCGCGTACCACACACGCCACACACGGCGGCCACTCACCAAATCGATACACCTTTTACTTTGGTCGTATGAGCTGGTGCACAGCTGAGCAGGTGGCAGACCTCATCTCCGTGGCACGCCTTCGCGGCGACGTCGATCAGGCCACGCGCAAGTCGGCCGATTTACGCTTCCTCGATTTGTGTGCAAACGCCGTGAACGCCGGCGATGTCCTCATCCATGTGGCGACGGAGGGTAGCGCGtcgcctgcgctgcgcctcaaCGCGCTTCTGGCCGTCGAGACACTTTTCACAAACAAGGGCTGGTGTGAAGGGGCGCAGTTTAGCGaccgcagcaccgtcacaAAGCGCCTTCTGCACCTCGTCGCTACGGACCCCTACTTCCTGGCGCAGAGAAAGGTCGACGACGgactgctgcggtgcctcgCAATGATCGTTGCGTTGGAGTTTCCGACGACGGAGTGGCAGGAGTGGGTGCGCCAGTGCGCAGTGAAGTTTGCAGAGGGCGACGCTCGCAGCTGTGCCGTGCTGTGTGCGGTTGTGGCGGAGAGCTACCGAAACTACTGCCTGTGGAGCTTTCTCGCCAACGATGTCGTTGGCTTCCTGCTTCATGCCCAGATCATGACACTGCCGCTACGAACGACTGTCATGCGGCTGTTCCTTGACCTGATGCGCAAGCGGCCTCGCCCCTCTGTCGATCACGAGGTTGCCTCTGCAAAAAACTGCCTGCTCCTCTCTGCCGTAGTCCGGCAGctcgtgctggcggcgcttctGGAGCGTGTAGAGGAGTCGGGGCAGTTGACGGGGTCTTCTTCCGACATCTTCGTCGCGGACTGCACCGCATCCTTCGCCGTGGCTTCCCGGCTCGTCACCGACGCTGAGTCCGCCTCGATCCTCTTTCGGTGcagctctttttttcttgtccgTCTGcaggccgtcgccgctgccagcggctGCGTAGTGCCCACAGAGCTGCGTGACTTCACGGAGCAACTGCTTGAGTGTCTCATTGTCACCCTGCAACTCTACCCCAATGTGGCCGGCGCCGACTTCACCGCCGACGGACTCCTCTCGTGCCTCATTTACTTTATGATTCGCCCCGGTGCGCTAGAGCGggccgacgcagcgcagctgtCGGCTGAGTTGCTGGAGTACTTCATCGACGATGAGGCGGTGCCCCTGGGCTGCGGtagcggcgacgccgccaatctggcggcggccgtgctggAGTTGTATCTTGAGCACCATtctgcgcagcggcctctCGCCGTCGTGGCACTGAACGGACTGCTGCGTGCGACCCCGGTGATGGACGGGTGTCTCACCGAGGCGGtagcgctggcgctgcgatCTGTAAGCCGCGTGTACGAGGCCAGCGAGGatgtcgtcgtcgatgcACTGGATGATGCCGTGCAGGTGGAGATGCTCACGCAGGTAtcgcagctgcttctccgtACCACCGacccgcacgcgcacgtcaTGTTGATCGATGCGCTGACCCACTGCTTCTACCGTTCGCAAAATCAGTCGCTATGCACGCAGCTGGTGGAGCTTTTGCAGCAGCTGTACATGAGCAGGGTGGAATCCAGGGACGATTATGGGGAGTGCGTgcgatgcgcgtgcgtgtacgtggCGGGTCGCCTTGTCGACGAACTCCGCTCGCGCGAGTGGTGTGGGCAATTACTGCCGCCGGAATGGATACCACTGGccatgcagcagctgtgCAACGGAGACGCGTTCGGTGTCTTCAGCGCAGCCTCAACGCTGTGCACACTGCTGTGCGTCGCACCCGCTAGCGCAGTGCATATATCTCGTCATGTTGCCGTGTGGGAGGAAGGGCTTTCTCAACTCTGCCACCATGCCACTCTTCGCAGCGTTGCGGCACTTCTGACCCTCACACTGAAACGTCTCTCCGGTCTGTCGCTTGCACCATCCGCTCTGGCGTCCCTGCCGCACAACTGCGAGCTCGTAACCCGATCTTGCAATGTAGTGCTGGGCTTCTGTCGCACACCGTCCCCGTCGCGCCACCTCGTCCTCCGTTCGCTCGTCAACTTCTTTGCTGACCACACGCgaacgctgctgcgcggtgaTGCACCCGCGGTTGCGAGTATGTCGGTTTCTGAgccgctctcctccctcgcaGCTGCTTTGCTGACAGAGGAATACGCACTGGAGCTGGCGCAAGATGAGCCGAGCTGCCGGGGCTTAGCCACTTTTGCTGCCGTCCATTGCATAGCATGCGGCAGCGTGCAACCGTCgtcagcgccagctgcggctTCTGCTCTCGTGAGTGTCCTGCAATatgcagtgcagcagcgcttcgccTCACAGACCatttcgtgcgtgtgcagtcACCTTACATGTGTGCTGCTCACtcagccggcgcagctggacgAGGCAGCCCCGCGAGTGCTGCATGCGCTGTTTCGCGACAGCGTCGACATCGGCGAAGGCCGTAAAGGCGCCAACTACGGAGGTGTTGCGTTTCTCATCTCCGTGCTGCTTCTTCGCTCACCTCACGCGCTGATTCAGAGCGCCTGCTTACGCGATGCCAGCGGCGCAGTGGGCGCAGCGGAGCATCTGACCGGCCTTCAGCGTGGGTTCGGCTGGTGGCTAAGCCTCGCCCCCTTTATGGACACAATACAGTTTCTTTACTTTACCGCCGCCACGTGTCGTCTGGTGGATGCGgtggtgacgctgccgccggaaGTGCTTATCAGTCTCGGCTGCCTGAAGACGTGTTGCCAGTACATCTTGCCGTCTGCGCACGTAAAGAAGTTACCGTCTCGCCCACTCGCCGGCGGCCATCTTCTGCAGCACCTGGCAGTTGCGTGGATAGATATCGATCGTCGATACAGCCGGACAAGCAAGCCGCAGTTGCTCGAGAAGGAGCTACACCCCTTTCTCTTATCGCTCGACAGCCTGTACGAACTCCTCTGCGGCCagagcttctcctcctccaccgcacGGAACCTGGTCAAGGCATCGCCAAGTGAAACAACGGCCGCCGTTCTGGGGTACATGGAGCACCTCGGATGGGCCGATGTTCTCAGCGAAGCACGACAGCAGGTGCTCGCCGCACGCGTGTAAAGTTTTACGCGTCGAGAACGTCTTGTGTGCCTggcgtccctctctctcccggTTGCTGTGGCTTCATTTCTCCCTGTGCCAAATGCTGCGCACTGCCTTTGTCGACTacgaggagagggaagcaCGTCGTCTACTCCCTCCTCACCCGTTTTCTCTTCAAACTCATATGAAGCCGCCACAAGAAAATGCAAGCACTCACAACACAGACAAAATCAGTGTTAAGTGGTTTGTGCCCGTGTGCGGTACGGCCAACTGCGCGCGGGTGCGTGGCTTGACAGAGGCGCTAGTACGCGTGTCGGTCGTGTTGAGCGTCGCTCCTCGTTGACCGTTTTGCTGTTGTCGTTTCTCTTGTGGAGCGAGTTCTGCTTTCTGGGCGCtacgtctgctgctgctcggcgtaCCTGCCGCCTGTCTTCTctcgtcctccgcctcgACCTCTGGCTTTCACCTCGCTCTTTGCCGCTTCTCTGgggccgcgtgcgcgcgttccaccccctccttctcacacacacaaacacacacgcgctggCATTCAGCTTATCACAAGTGTAAGAGACAGCAATGGTGCGCATGCACGGCAACGGTCGGGGCAAGGCCTCGTCCGCTCTTCCCTACCGCCGCACTCCCCCGGCGTGGCTGAAGATTGCGAGCCGCAACGTGGTGAAGATGGTGTGCAAGAGCTCCCGCAAGGGTATGATGCCCAGCCAGATCGGCATGGAGCTGCGTGATTCCATGGGCATTGCCCAGGTGAAGAACGTGACCGGCCGCAAGATCCTGCGCATCCTCAAGCACAGCGGCCTGGCCCCGGAGATCCCGGAGGATCTGTACTTCCTGGTGAAGCGCGCCACCCAGATGCGCAAGCACCTCGAGCGCCACACGACGGACCGCGACACCAAGTACCGCCTCATCCTGGTCGAGTCCCGCATCCACCGCCTGGCCCGCTACTACAAGCGCGTCAagcagctgccgcccacGTGGAAGTACGAGTCCAGCACGGCCTCCGCCATGGTCGCGTAAGGATGTGAGTGGACGAGGCACGTCCCTAGCTTGTCTTCCGACGTGGTGCGCCGTTTCTTTCTGTCGTGTGTGATCTTATTTCTCCTCTTCTACTTTAGTTTTTACATGAATCAGCCAACGTTTGCGTGAggccctctcctctcctcccctcttctgcCGCGTGCTTAgtggatgggtgggtgggggcagggggagagggaggggacgACGAGTTGTCGAGCGATGTCATGCCGCCTTTGCAAAGGCGCGCGTGAGCGGCGACGGGGGCACCCGACCGCCCCTCTGCCGCATACCATCTCGGTAGTCTTTTTTGGCTGCCGATGCTGATAGACCTGAAGTGCTATTCATTCCGATATAAACGAGACTCTATCCCGTTGAGCAGcagacgcacgcgtgtgcgtgcatgtagGGTACCCTCCATTGAATTCGCGCgcacctttctctctcttctccccaccCTTTCTCTTTGTTGGTCATGCCGCTTTCCCAGATGCGCGCCCACTCACgtacacatacgcacgtaTTCTCACCTTTTCGTACGCATGCAGCTGCGTGCGCTCACAAactgctgtgtgtgtgtgtgcaaaaAAGGTGTAACCGCTCGTATAGTTTCAATTCTCC
This genomic stretch from Leishmania infantum JPCM5 genome chromosome 33 harbors:
- a CDS encoding putative 40S ribosomal protein S13; the encoded protein is MVRMHGNGRGKASSALPYRRTPPAWLKIASRNVVKMVCKSSRKGMMPSQIGMELRDSMGIAQVKNVTGRKILRILKHSGLAPEIPEDLYFLVKRATQMRKHLERHTTDRDTKYRLILVESRIHRLARYYKRVKQLPPTWKYESSTASAMVA